The following proteins are encoded in a genomic region of Desulfosporosinus youngiae DSM 17734:
- a CDS encoding Uma2 family endonuclease has product MSLSKQDRKYTYADYLKFPDDERWEIIDGIPYMQSAPTWQHQGISRELMLQFGEYLRDKQCQVFAAPFDLRLPEVEARYNDEDVTNVYQPDLLVICDKSRLKGTGYYGVPSLVIEILSPSTVRIDRLLKFNVYEKAGVKEYWIVEPDTKLVNVFVLQDNSRYGRIELYTENDHVKVSIFPELVIDLSKIFDI; this is encoded by the coding sequence GTGTCGTTATCAAAACAGGATAGAAAATACACATATGCTGACTATCTGAAATTTCCAGACGATGAACGATGGGAAATTATAGATGGGATACCCTATATGCAGTCGGCCCCAACCTGGCAGCATCAGGGTATATCAAGAGAATTAATGCTGCAGTTTGGCGAGTACTTACGTGATAAGCAATGTCAGGTGTTTGCGGCACCGTTCGATTTAAGATTACCTGAGGTTGAAGCAAGATATAATGATGAAGATGTTACGAATGTATATCAGCCGGATCTATTAGTGATTTGCGACAAAAGCCGATTAAAAGGAACCGGCTATTATGGTGTTCCCAGTCTGGTTATCGAAATATTATCACCCTCTACAGTCCGAATTGACAGGCTTTTAAAGTTTAACGTTTACGAAAAAGCCGGGGTTAAGGAATATTGGATAGTAGAGCCTGATACCAAACTTGTAAATGTCTTTGTTTTACAGGATAACAGCAGATACGGAAGGATTGAGCTGTATACTGAAAATGATCATGTTAAAGTATCGATTTTTCCGGAGTTAGTCATTGATCTTAGCAAGATTTTTGATATTTGA